In Massilia antarctica, the following are encoded in one genomic region:
- the epsE gene encoding polysaccharide export protein EpsE, translated as MKQLVHGLMAFLMTMTMGAAMAADLLLGPGDVLKVSVYGSPDLSLETRVSEGGNISFPLIGQVPVAGLSAAAAEKKIASMLEAGNFVKKPQVNVIVTAVQSQQVSVLGQVNRPGRYPIEGKRSLIDLLAMAGGINGEGGDRVSLIRTRDGKTTREEIDVIEMVRAGQLAKDYALSGNDVLYVERAPKFYIYGEVQRPGAFRLERSMTVVQALSAGGGLSMRGTERGLVIKRRDADGKIRLIDAKQDDLLQVDDVVFVKESWF; from the coding sequence ATGAAACAACTGGTACACGGCCTGATGGCTTTCCTGATGACCATGACGATGGGCGCCGCCATGGCGGCCGACCTGCTGCTCGGACCGGGCGACGTGCTCAAGGTCTCGGTCTACGGCAGTCCCGACCTGAGCCTGGAAACCCGGGTCAGCGAAGGCGGCAATATCAGCTTCCCCCTGATCGGCCAGGTGCCGGTGGCCGGCCTGTCGGCGGCGGCGGCGGAAAAGAAAATCGCGTCCATGCTGGAAGCGGGCAACTTCGTCAAGAAGCCGCAAGTGAACGTGATCGTCACCGCCGTGCAGAGCCAGCAGGTATCGGTGCTGGGCCAGGTTAACCGCCCGGGCCGTTACCCGATCGAAGGCAAGCGCAGCCTGATCGACTTGCTGGCCATGGCCGGCGGCATCAACGGCGAAGGCGGCGACAGGGTCAGCCTGATCCGCACCCGTGACGGCAAGACCACGCGCGAGGAAATCGATGTCATCGAAATGGTCCGCGCCGGCCAGCTGGCCAAGGATTACGCCTTGTCGGGCAACGACGTGCTGTATGTCGAGCGCGCGCCGAAATTCTATATCTACGGCGAAGTCCAGCGTCCAGGCGCGTTCCGCCTCGAACGCTCGATGACGGTGGTGCAAGCCCTGTCGGCCGGCGGTGGCTTGTCCATGCGCGGCACCGAGCGCGGCCTGGTGATCAAGCGCCGCGATGCGGACGGCAAGATCCGCCTGATCGACGCCAAGCAGGACGACCTGCTGCAAGTGGACGACGTTGTCTTCGTCAAGGAAAGCTGGTTTTAA
- a CDS encoding EpsD family peptidyl-prolyl cis-trans isomerase yields MNNSTLAMSPPSHKRLLCAALMVALAGLAGCGNKDSKPKVGQALVSVNGEEITELQLSEELMLANVPPAQQAEASKKLVEALIDRQLLQNEAAKEKADRDPKVVQAIERAKALIIAQYYMQKKVGSVARPSAADISQYYTSNPDFFAARKQFDMKQLVIQSKDLSEEVKKVAENAKSLDDVAVWFDTNKIKYMRAQASRTTSDLAPEMSAKLKSMPKNQLFIVKEGERSMLVAIVDVRDNPASLEVASPQIEKFLFNKRTKEAADAELKRLRAAAKIDYLKTPALAAAPAAGTVPAAPAPVAATPAPAQPDATPATSDAATARGVAGLK; encoded by the coding sequence TTGAACAACTCCACCCTGGCCATGTCGCCGCCATCCCACAAACGCTTGCTGTGCGCCGCTCTCATGGTTGCGCTCGCCGGACTTGCCGGCTGCGGCAACAAAGACAGCAAGCCCAAGGTGGGCCAGGCGCTGGTCAGCGTGAATGGAGAAGAGATCACCGAGCTGCAACTGAGCGAAGAACTGATGCTGGCCAACGTGCCGCCGGCCCAGCAGGCCGAGGCCAGCAAGAAGCTGGTCGAAGCCCTGATCGACCGCCAGCTGCTGCAAAATGAAGCGGCCAAGGAAAAGGCCGACCGCGATCCGAAAGTGGTGCAGGCGATCGAACGGGCCAAGGCCCTGATCATCGCCCAATACTATATGCAAAAGAAAGTCGGCTCCGTGGCCCGTCCGAGCGCCGCCGACATCAGCCAGTACTACACCAGCAACCCCGACTTTTTCGCGGCCCGCAAGCAGTTCGACATGAAGCAGCTGGTGATCCAGTCGAAAGACCTGAGCGAGGAAGTCAAGAAGGTGGCCGAGAACGCCAAGTCGCTCGACGACGTCGCTGTCTGGTTCGACACAAACAAGATCAAGTATATGCGCGCCCAGGCCTCGCGCACCACCTCCGACCTGGCGCCGGAAATGTCCGCCAAGCTCAAGAGCATGCCGAAGAACCAGCTATTCATCGTCAAGGAAGGCGAGCGCAGCATGCTGGTCGCTATCGTCGACGTGCGCGACAATCCGGCCTCGCTCGAGGTGGCGTCGCCCCAGATCGAGAAATTTCTGTTCAATAAGCGCACCAAGGAAGCCGCCGATGCTGAACTCAAGCGTCTGCGCGCCGCCGCCAAGATCGATTACCTGAAAACCCCGGCCCTGGCCGCGGCCCCGGCCGCAGGCACGGTGCCGGCCGCTCCAGCGCCGGTCGCGGCCACTCCCGCGCCGGCCCAGCCCGATGCAACCCCGGCCACTAGCGATGCAGCCACCGCGCGCGGCGTGGCAGGCTTGAAATAA